A genomic window from Cricetulus griseus strain 17A/GY chromosome 4, alternate assembly CriGri-PICRH-1.0, whole genome shotgun sequence includes:
- the LOC103159225 gene encoding uncharacterized protein LOC103159225: MESVLYNQAVSRVTTRAQWAGRGKGASRGGACGGSGVPTIGAGRAPEMLRARWLRLCTALCSLLLGQAQAQAPSPGVPPERSRPYAVLRGQNLVLMGTIFSILLVTVILMAFCVYKPIRRR; this comes from the exons TTTCCAGGGTAACCACGCGAGCCCAGTGGGCAGGCCGCGGAAAGGGTGCGTCCAGGGGCGGGGCTTGCGGCGGAAGCGGCGTCCCCACGATCGGTGCGGGCAGGGCTCCAGAGATGCTGCGTGCGCGGTGGCTGCGGCTATGTACCGCGCTCTGCAGCCTCCTGCTGgggcaggcccaggcccaggccccgAGCCCCGGGGTGCCGCCGGAGCGGAGCCGGCCCTACGCGGTGCTGCGTGGGCAGAACCTGG TGTTGATGGGGACCATTTTTAGCATCCTGCTGGTGACCGTCATCCTTATGGCATTTTGTGTCTACAAGCCCATTCGTCGTCGGTGA